The DNA segment GGGAGCTCAAACCCGTAAAGAGCCTGGACGTGGACGTAGCCAACGAGATCAAGAAGAGCGCGAGGAGGATCATCAGGGAGTTCCAGATCAGGTTTACGAGAACTCCCAGCCTCTCGTGGAGCAAGATCATGTACTACGTGGAGAGGAACATCATAGGTTTCGCCATGCTAGACCCGGTTTTCCGTGACAGGTTCATAGAGGACATATCGTGCAATGGGCCCCGGAAACCGGTGTATGTTTGGCATAGGAAGTACGAGTCCGTACCAACAAACATAGAGTTTAAGTCGGAGGAGGAGCTAGACGAGTACATACTCAAACTAGCACACATGGCGGGTAAGCACATATCGGTGGCGTACCCCATATTAGACGCGATTCTACCGGGTGGGCACAGGCTTGCCGCAACGTTCAGAAAGGAGGTCTCCACCTCCGGGTCTACGTTCACTATTAGGAAGTTCAGCGAGTCTCCCATAACCATAGTGGACATGGTGCTGTTCAAGACGATATCGCCGGAAGTGGCCGCGTACTTCTGGCTGGCAATGGACTACAAGATGACTACGTTAATCCTCGGCACGACGGGCGCGGGGAAAACCTCGACGCTAAACGCCATGGCAACCCTCCTAAGGCCAACGTACAAGATCGTGACCATAGAAGACACCCCGGAGTTGAGGTTGCCCCACGAGAACTGGGTTCAATTGGTTTCGAGGCCCTCCTACATAGGTAGCGGTGTCGGCGAGGTATCGCTATTCCACCTGGTTAAGCTCTCACTAAGGTACAGGCCTGACGTCATAATTGTAGGCGAGGTTAGAGGCGAGGAAGCGTACGTCCTCTTCCAGGCAATAGCTACGGGGCACAGCGGCATAACGACTCTACACGCAGAGAACATTGACGCCGCCGTTAAGAGGCTCACTTCGCCGCCGATGAACATACCCCCATCCTACATACCCCTAGTCAACATGGCGCTGGTCATAAGAAGGGTGCAGGTGAGGGACGAGAGGGGTAGGATCAGGCCTGCCAGGAGAATAACCAACGTGTGGGAGGTGAGGGGCCATGAAGACTACGTCGAAATCGCCCGCTGGGACCCCGTGGAGGATAAGATGGTCATAGACCTCGATAAGAGCATCGTTCTCAGGAAGATACGGGAACTGTCAGGGCTACCCGAAGAGGGCGTCCTCGAAGAGGTGGAGAGGCGTAAAATGATTTTGAAGTGGCTAGCTGATAGGAAGCTGAGCGATTACAGCTCGGTGTCAACGCACGTTTACCTGTACTACATGAACCCGCAGAGCATCTTAGAGAAAATTGGGGTTGTACGTAGATGAAGAGGCTTATGAACCTCTTGAAGAAGCTGAGCGGGAGGAAAGAAGAGGCGAAGACGCGGGAACAATTAGCTGTAACGAGAATCACCAAACCCGTTGGGGTCAGGATCACCGTTAGAGATGTTTTCACGGCGTTCTCCCTATCCTTCTTCGAGCCCGCGGGTAGATGGCTTGCTAGAACATTTGAGCTGGAAAAGCAGTTCACCAGGGCCGGCATGAACATCCACCCGGTCAAATACGGTGCCGAGACGGTATCCCTGGTCATGATCGCGGCCGTTTTTTGCACCCTAGGCTTCATCACCATGCTACTAACAACGAGGTTAACGCTTGTAGAAACCATCGTGGGGGCCACCATCACGGTTACCGCCCCCATAATGGTTTTCGTACTCAGGCTCGCGCGGCCGTACACGGCCACCTTGCTGAGAAAGAGTGAAACCGAAAACGAGCTACCCTTCTTCATGTCTTACGTAGCCACGATGGTCAGGGGCGGGTACAGCCTTGAAAGGGTCATAGAGAGGGCTACGCAACTCAAAGTGTTTAAGGCCATTAGAGAGGAAGCTCGAAGGATCGTGACCAGGATCAAGATGATGGGGGAGGACCCCGCAACGGCCCTCGAAAAAGTGGCTCTACACCACCCAAGTACTAGGTTTAGAGACATCATGCTAGGCTACATCACGACCCTGAGAAGCGGTGGAGACGTAGTACACTACCTCGAAGTGAGGACGCGCGAGCTGGTTGAGTCCAGGATAGTGGAGATCAGGAACACCATCGGCAGGCTCATGTCCTTCCTAGAGGTTTACACCATATTCGGTGTCGTCGTATCCATAACTTTGTTCGTCTTCTTCGCCGTGTCAGCTGCGATAACGGCTGCACAGGTGGCTAGAACCCCTGAAGGACTTACAGTACTAAACGTCGACGTAACAACTCCAGCCATCTACAACTTCTTCTTCCTACCCCTACTAGGCTCAGCTATAACGCTCGCAGTCCACGTAAACCAGCCGAGGACCCCGGTACGCTACGGGGAGGTCTACTTGGTACTACTGGTGTGGTTACCCATATCCGTAGCTATATTCGTGCTAGTCCTGGCACTTACAAATGGCATAAGCATCTTCGCCGGGAAGGTGGGCATTAAAGAGGTTAAATCGCTGGTTTACGCGATATCGGCAACACTCATAGGCGCCTCCCTGCCACCGGCAATTAAGTACAGGCTCATGGCTAGGAGGCAGCGCGGCTTAGTGAGGTCTGTAGCGGACTTTCTCAGGGATGTCAGCGAGGTGAGGAAGACGGGGTTGAGCCCGGAGAAGTGCATAATACTGGTTTCGAGTAGAAGCTACAAGAACCTGACTCCAATAATAGAGAGGGCGGCCGCATCGCTGTCCCTGGGTTTAAACCTCGAAGAGGCGCTCAGGAAGGCCCTTAAGGGAGTCAAGGAGTGGTTTGTAATAGCCTCGTTGAGGTTTCTCACAGATTCCATACTTGTCGGTGGGGGCGCCCCCGACGTAATAGACACCTTAGCTAGGTTTACGCAGGTCTTAAGCGAACTCGAAGAGGAGACCAGGAGGAGGATGAGGTCGCAGGTAGTGCTACCGTATCTAGGCGCCGTCCTCCTGGCCTCCACCCCCATGATCATACTCTACATGCTGCTGTCGCTGGCGAGAATACCCATAGCGACCGTGACCCCGCTACTACTGGTGCTTTCGCTGGGGAGCCTGATAAACTCATACATCATGGGCCTGATCGCCGGGAAGGCGTCGCAGGCGACGATGGCCGCAGGCTTCCAGCACGCGATAGTGCTTACGCTGGTAACGGTGCTTACGCTGTCCGTGACGTTCACGTTTATTGGTGTGTAGCTTGCACAGACTCTTCGCCGTAATAGTGCTCCTGGGGGTGGCCATAGCCATCTCGGCGGCAGCGGTCACCTGGATCATAACAACCTACCGCTCCATGACTTGGAAACCCGAAGTACTGAGAATACTGGACATAGAGATGTACCTTAACGAAACGGATGGCTCCTGGTGGTTGAGAGTGGTGGCCGTGAATGAGGGTGAAGGGGTGGCGGAGATATACAGGGTGGAAGTGCACGGTATGGAGACAATAGAGCTGGATAGCCCGGAGACTATTGGGCCCGGAAACCAGCGGGAGGTTTACTTCAAGCTGAGCAGGGAGTACACGCACGGAACGATGTACACTGTAAGGCTTTACCTGAAGTCGGGGACGGTGTACCCCGTGCTTGAAAGGGTTATAAGGCCGTGAGTGGGCTAGACATAGTAGACATACTACTCGGGTAACGGTAACAGTACTAGAAGTACCCGTATGTAGCGTATTACGGTGGAATGTAGCACTATAGGTTTAAGCAATATAGGCAAAGTTTATAATAACCCCTAACAAGAGGATATAGTAAGAGAGGGAAAACTATGAGCAGGCGCTACAAGGGCATAGAACCGATCATAGCAGTAGTAATACTGGTAGCGGTGACGCTGGTAATAGCCATTGGAGTAATAGGCTGGATAATGGGGTGGTGGGGGACATTCGGAGCGACCGAGAGCATAAGGGTATACCCGGACAGTTACATCACGAATACTATGCTCTACCTGCACATCAAGAACGAAGGATCGGCCGCAGCAGTAATATACAAGATAGAGGTATCGGGGTTAGGAACAGCAAGTATTACTAATACCAATGGCACCCTTGGTGCGCCTAGCGGTGGAGAAGTAAAAGTAGATCCGGGCGCTGAGGGGTGGATAGAGTGCAGTTTAGGAACAGCAGCCGTTGCTGGCACCAGGTACCAGGTCACCATATACACTAGAGCAGGTAACGTCATTTCGGCGACTGTGCAGGCGAAGTAGATGGGCTGAGTGCCTCATTCCCTCAGAGCATTTTTACTTCCTTCCACCCCTTCTCACAGTCTTCGTGCATGTTTTCCTTCACTGTACTCCCCGCCTCTCTCAGGGGGGTCCCGTTTAGGAGGTTAACCTCCTGTCAGGTGTGCTCCGTGGCTAGAGATCCGGGTTTAAGGGTTAGTGCTCGTTGCTTGGTGGGCGCGCTGTCCGCCTTTAGGTATAATAAAACCCGCTGTACCATATATTTTCTTGGTGGCGTGTTTTGGAAGTTGTTTGGAGCAGGGTGATCAGCGTCAGCAACTACAGGGACGGCGTTTACAGCGTGTGCGCGTCTGGGGATAGGGTTTACGCGGTTGGCTTCGACGAGTACCACGGGCTGGGGAAGAAGAGGTTTAGAATAGAGTCCTTCAGCGTCAAGGACGGTAAGACGATCGCCGCGTGGACTGATGGGCGGAGCCTTCCACTGGCTTCTTTCTTCACGTGCGTTAGTTACGGGAACCGCGTATACGCCTTCGGCGCCACTGATAGGTTCTGGAGCATGCTAGTC comes from the Desulfurococcaceae archaeon genome and includes:
- a CDS encoding type II/IV secretion system ATPase subunit — translated: MSEKSKWFRFFGKLRRGRDKAVEERVEGEGEAEREVITKAVEERMFTHKLYSMIPGYQVIESYPVYEPFAYINIVEDPNGKLIYEIQEISLTPEEEKIYSEIRDHLVWELKPVKSLDVDVANEIKKSARRIIREFQIRFTRTPSLSWSKIMYYVERNIIGFAMLDPVFRDRFIEDISCNGPRKPVYVWHRKYESVPTNIEFKSEEELDEYILKLAHMAGKHISVAYPILDAILPGGHRLAATFRKEVSTSGSTFTIRKFSESPITIVDMVLFKTISPEVAAYFWLAMDYKMTTLILGTTGAGKTSTLNAMATLLRPTYKIVTIEDTPELRLPHENWVQLVSRPSYIGSGVGEVSLFHLVKLSLRYRPDVIIVGEVRGEEAYVLFQAIATGHSGITTLHAENIDAAVKRLTSPPMNIPPSYIPLVNMALVIRRVQVRDERGRIRPARRITNVWEVRGHEDYVEIARWDPVEDKMVIDLDKSIVLRKIRELSGLPEEGVLEEVERRKMILKWLADRKLSDYSSVSTHVYLYYMNPQSILEKIGVVRR
- a CDS encoding type II secretion system F family protein, which produces MKRLMNLLKKLSGRKEEAKTREQLAVTRITKPVGVRITVRDVFTAFSLSFFEPAGRWLARTFELEKQFTRAGMNIHPVKYGAETVSLVMIAAVFCTLGFITMLLTTRLTLVETIVGATITVTAPIMVFVLRLARPYTATLLRKSETENELPFFMSYVATMVRGGYSLERVIERATQLKVFKAIREEARRIVTRIKMMGEDPATALEKVALHHPSTRFRDIMLGYITTLRSGGDVVHYLEVRTRELVESRIVEIRNTIGRLMSFLEVYTIFGVVVSITLFVFFAVSAAITAAQVARTPEGLTVLNVDVTTPAIYNFFFLPLLGSAITLAVHVNQPRTPVRYGEVYLVLLVWLPISVAIFVLVLALTNGISIFAGKVGIKEVKSLVYAISATLIGASLPPAIKYRLMARRQRGLVRSVADFLRDVSEVRKTGLSPEKCIILVSSRSYKNLTPIIERAAASLSLGLNLEEALRKALKGVKEWFVIASLRFLTDSILVGGGAPDVIDTLARFTQVLSELEEETRRRMRSQVVLPYLGAVLLASTPMIILYMLLSLARIPIATVTPLLLVLSLGSLINSYIMGLIAGKASQATMAAGFQHAIVLTLVTVLTLSVTFTFIGV
- a CDS encoding archaellin/type IV pilin N-terminal domain-containing protein, which produces MSRRYKGIEPIIAVVILVAVTLVIAIGVIGWIMGWWGTFGATESIRVYPDSYITNTMLYLHIKNEGSAAAVIYKIEVSGLGTASITNTNGTLGAPSGGEVKVDPGAEGWIECSLGTAAVAGTRYQVTIYTRAGNVISATVQAK